Below is a genomic region from Flavobacterium ginsengisoli.
ATTTAATTCATGATATTTTACCATTCCGGTTAAAACCAAAGCAATAGCAATATATAAAATGGTACAAATGATAATTGCCCACATCATTCCGCGTGGTAAATCGCGCTGCGGATTTTTACATTCTTCTGCTGTTGTAGAAATAGCATCAAAACCAATATAAGCAAAGAAAACAGCTGATACTCCTTTTAAAACTCCACTAACTCCATTTGGAGCGAACGGATCCCAATTTGCCGTATCTACATAAAATATTCCGACAGCGATAACTAAAAGAACCACACAAAGTTTTACAACAACCATTAAATTGCTCGCATTACGAGATTCTTTCATTCCTCTATAAACCAAAGCAGTAATCAAAATAATAATGAATAATGCTGGTATATCTGTTACAAAATGGAAAGATCCGATCGTTGGCGCTGTTGTCCAAGCTGTATGCGCTTGCTGTAAAGCAACACTTAAATTTTCAAATGATTTTCCGCCTCGCATTAAAGCCTCGGCATCGTTGAAGCCGTTTGAAGCTGTTAAGTAATCCATCTGGATCCATTGCGGCAAATGAATGCCGCCACTCTGGAGAAGTCCTGTAAAATAATCACTCCACGATATGGCCACGGTTATGTTTCCAACGGCATATTCCATGATTAAAGCCCAACCAATAATCCAGGCAATGATTTCTCCGAAAGCCACGTACGAATACGTATAAGCACTTCCCGAAACGGGAACCATCGATGCAAATTCAGCATAAGCAAAAGCGGCAAAACTACAGGCAAGAGCAGTAAAAAGGAACAAAAATATTACGGCTGGTCCTCCATCTGCACTTGCTTTTCCGATCGTACTGAAAATCCCCGCACCAACAATCGCGAGCAATCCCGAAAGCAGTTAAATCTTTGGTTGTAAGGTGCTTTCCTAATGCTTCATGTCCATCTGCCTCGTTTTTTGCAACCTGTTTCAGAATATCCTGCACTGTTTTTTTCGGAATAAACTTGAAAATGCCATATATGTTTTGCTATTATAAATTGATTTAATTCAGTCGTTCTGGTTTTATTTTGCAAATAATGCAAAAATTATCCTGATTTCAAATATATAAAACGATTTTGTTTTTCTGGAGTTTTTTTTCGCCACGAATTCACGAATTAATTTTTCAAATCTTTGTCTTTAAATTTTCTCTCGCAGATTCAGCAGATTTAATTTTAAAATCTGCATAAATATTTTCATCACAGCAGAAATTTGCATTATCTGCCATCCCGATAGTTATCGGGAGCGAGAAATAAAAAATCTTTGCGAACCTTGCGTTACTCTTTGCGTCTTTGCGGTTAAATCGAAAACACGAATGTAACATTTCACAAAATGAGCTTACTAATACAAATAGCATTTAATTTTTAAAGAATCATTTTTATGGAAAAAATCACGAGACGTTCTTTTGTAAATAAATTTGGACTTGGTGTGGGAGCTTCGGTTATCATGACTTCGCTTCCTTCTTTTGTAACCGAAACAGAAAAGATTCATAAACCCTATACTGGAAAAAAAATAAATATTGCTTTGTGTGGTTTAGGAAACTATGCTTCATTATTAGCTGAAGGCCTTCAGGTTTCTGAATATTGCCAACTTAGCGGAATTGTTACAGGAACACCTTCTAAAGCTGAAACATGGAAAAAGAAATATAATATTCCAGAGAAGAATATCTATAATTACGAAAACTTCGATTCAATCATAAAAAACAAAGATATTGACCTTGTCTATGTTGTAACTCCAAACTCGCTTCATAAAGAATTTACCGTTCGTCTTGCTAAAGCTGGAAAACATGTAATTGTAGAAAAGCCAATGGCAATTACTATTGAAGATTGTGAAGAAATGATAAAAGCCTGCAACGACAATAACGTTCAATTGGCAATGGGATATCGTTTGCATTACGAACCAAATCATCTAGAAGTAAAACGATTGGGGCAAGAAAAAGTTTTGGGACAAGTTCGTTATATTGAAACTTCTCTAGGTTATAGCACTTACGATATTCACGACGTAAATAAACCTGTTGATTTAAATGCCCGAAATGAATGGAGACTTACGAAAAAGTTTGCAGGAGGCGGTGCATTAATTAATTTAGGGGTTTATTGCATTCAAGTCTCTCGTTATGTTTTAGGCGAAGAACCAATTGCTGTTACGGCGCAATTTGGAACCATAAACAACAAAAACAGATTTGCACAAGTGGAAGAAAATATCACGTGGCAAATGGAATTTCCGAGTGGTGCTGTTGCCAATTGCAGTAGTTCTTACGGTTTTGGAATCGACCGATTTCATGCTGCCGCAGATGAA
It encodes:
- a CDS encoding Gfo/Idh/MocA family protein is translated as MEKITRRSFVNKFGLGVGASVIMTSLPSFVTETEKIHKPYTGKKINIALCGLGNYASLLAEGLQVSEYCQLSGIVTGTPSKAETWKKKYNIPEKNIYNYENFDSIIKNKDIDLVYVVTPNSLHKEFTVRLAKAGKHVIVEKPMAITIEDCEEMIKACNDNNVQLAMGYRLHYEPNHLEVKRLGQEKVLGQVRYIETSLGYSTYDIHDVNKPVDLNARNEWRLTKKFAGGGALINLGVYCIQVSRYVLGEEPIAVTAQFGTINNKNRFAQVEENITWQMEFPSGAVANCSSSYGFGIDRFHAAADEGFFEMSPAVSYGPFIGKRSDGKPFNFPVINQQQTQMDEICKVILANQKLPNHITGEEGIKDVKIINAIYKVAETGKKISLK